One Benincasa hispida cultivar B227 chromosome 5, ASM972705v1, whole genome shotgun sequence genomic window carries:
- the LOC120077296 gene encoding uncharacterized protein LOC120077296: MDKFTQKLQASLENIQPDPEKKYGIERLNALGVVNFEGTKDPIDVEAWMNQIGKCFEVMRCPEHRKVSLATFLLQKQAEDWWKLLKNRRGDQEEICWEEFRKAFFERFYPRSSRDMKQDEFLQLMQENMTVAEYELKYTELSKYGLYIVVDEKERCRRFETGLKQEIRTSVTTIA; encoded by the coding sequence ATGGATAAATTCACCCAAAAACTCCAAGCAAGCTTAGAAAATATACAACCTGATCCTGAGAAGAAATATGGGATAGAACGATTAAATGCATTGGGAGTCGTAAACTTTGAAGGAACAAAGGATCCTATAGATGTAGAAGCATGGATGAATCAAATAGGAAAATGTTTCGAAGTGATGAGATGTCCTGAACACCGTAAGGTAAGTCTTGCCACATTCTTACTGCAAAAACAAGCAGAAGATTGGtggaagctactaaagaatagGAGGGGCGATCAAGAAGAAATATGTTGGGAGGAATTTCGAAAAGCGTTTTTCGAAAGATTCTATCCCCGATCGTCCAGGGATATGAAACAAGACGAGTTCCTACAACTCATGCAAGAAAACATGACTGTAGCAGAATATGAATTAAAGTATACGGAATTATCCAAGTATGGTTTATACATAGTGGTGGATGAAAAGGAACGCTGTCGGAGGTTTGAAACAGGATTAAAACAAGAGATTCGAACTTCTGTTACAACAATCGCATAA